In Deltaproteobacteria bacterium, a single window of DNA contains:
- the mutY gene encoding A/G-specific adenine glycosylase yields the protein MQQQLLFWYRRHKRDLPWRRTKDPYRIWVSEIMLQQTTVETVIPYYHRFLERFPTVRSLGRAREESVLRLWSGLGYYSRARNLHSAAKILIADVTRSLATFPKTATDWQQLPGVGRTTAGAIVSIAFDQRAPILDGNVIRVLSRVFAIEDHPKTGHGQKIFWRKSEEILPQKNCGDFNQALMELGATVCHVTNPACPDCPLSSFCLARKEGQMESYPRGRGKTVYRNVLMSAAMVRRNGSFLMVRRPDKGSLKKMWEFPMVEGNLHKLVKAFPVIPQKELPIVRHAVMNRRLTIAPYLCTLVSSKGMRSSRWIAKKSVLALPTSSMNLKLARLF from the coding sequence ATGCAACAACAATTGCTTTTCTGGTACCGTCGGCACAAACGTGATCTTCCGTGGCGAAGGACAAAGGACCCCTACCGGATCTGGGTCTCGGAGATCATGCTTCAGCAGACAACCGTAGAGACCGTCATTCCTTATTACCATCGATTTTTAGAGAGGTTTCCGACGGTCCGATCCTTGGGTCGAGCTCGTGAAGAGTCGGTCTTAAGGCTTTGGTCGGGGTTGGGGTATTATTCACGGGCAAGGAATCTTCACAGTGCCGCGAAGATTTTGATTGCTGATGTCACCCGTTCTCTTGCAACATTCCCAAAAACGGCTACCGACTGGCAACAACTCCCTGGTGTCGGTCGCACCACCGCCGGTGCAATCGTCTCGATTGCCTTTGATCAAAGGGCTCCGATTTTGGATGGGAATGTGATTCGGGTGCTCTCACGGGTTTTTGCAATCGAGGATCATCCAAAAACGGGTCATGGTCAGAAAATCTTTTGGCGGAAGTCGGAGGAGATTCTTCCTCAAAAAAATTGCGGTGATTTTAATCAGGCCTTGATGGAGCTCGGTGCCACTGTTTGTCATGTAACGAACCCCGCCTGTCCCGACTGCCCTCTCTCATCGTTCTGTCTTGCCAGAAAAGAAGGTCAGATGGAGTCGTATCCGCGCGGAAGAGGAAAAACTGTTTATCGTAATGTCCTGATGAGTGCGGCCATGGTTCGGCGAAACGGCTCTTTTTTAATGGTTCGCCGCCCCGATAAGGGATCTTTGAAGAAGATGTGGGAATTTCCGATGGTGGAGGGGAATCTTCACAAATTGGTCAAGGCGTTTCCGGTGATTCCGCAAAAAGAACTCCCGATCGTTCGACATGCGGTCATGAATCGAAGGCTTACGATTGCTCCTTATCTCTGCACCTTGGTTTCCAGTAAAGGGATGAGATCTTCAAGGTGGATTGCCAAGAAATCGGTCCTCGCCCTGCCGACTTCTTCAATGAATCTTAAGCTCGCAAGGCTGTTCTAA
- a CDS encoding MFS transporter has product MNSSLVVRLYSVHSLLSKLFFFLPIIVIWFRDQGFSQFQVTLIMSSFFLSATVAEIPSGIFSDKYGYRWALFITGILEAIGMVLIANADHFITALIGEVLNGIGYAFYTGSKESYLFHFLTITREDGTYQKRFARAKLFEFIGMAAGGLVGGSIYIYWKELPFYLSAISFVASSLLIFYLPTVRQGASDSISSLNHLRQGIEHIRTGDQDLKTLLAFYCAYLSSMLIFLVTLNQPYLRESGIPLSYFGLVFLGFHLCSMGGSEVARHLPGEQLTRRLFFFIGLGLASGIMVLGFFRSPFSILLIFGIHFLWGLFFPVTSQATNRLIDSRWRGTVLAAQDFVQNLLFVILAPLLGWITDERGLSTALWLLGAFAGLTLLFSLKMRLGRK; this is encoded by the coding sequence ATGAACTCCTCGCTCGTCGTCAGGCTCTACTCCGTCCATTCCCTTTTGTCCAAACTCTTCTTTTTTCTGCCGATCATCGTTATCTGGTTTCGTGATCAGGGTTTTAGCCAGTTTCAGGTGACCCTGATCATGAGCTCTTTTTTCCTCTCCGCTACGGTCGCTGAGATCCCGAGCGGAATTTTCTCAGACAAATACGGTTATCGCTGGGCCCTCTTCATCACCGGCATCCTGGAGGCGATTGGAATGGTGCTCATTGCCAATGCGGATCATTTTATCACGGCCTTGATCGGTGAGGTCTTAAACGGCATCGGCTATGCCTTTTACACCGGCTCGAAGGAATCTTACCTGTTCCATTTTTTAACCATTACGCGGGAGGACGGCACGTATCAAAAGCGTTTTGCGCGCGCCAAACTGTTTGAGTTCATCGGAATGGCCGCCGGGGGGCTTGTCGGTGGATCGATCTACATTTACTGGAAGGAGCTTCCTTTTTATCTCTCGGCGATCAGCTTCGTTGCCTCCTCCTTGCTCATTTTTTACCTCCCCACCGTCCGCCAGGGGGCTAGCGATTCCATTTCCAGCCTTAATCATTTGAGGCAAGGGATCGAACATATTCGGACGGGGGATCAGGATTTAAAGACACTCCTCGCCTTTTATTGTGCCTATCTCTCCTCCATGCTGATCTTTCTCGTGACCTTAAATCAGCCGTATCTTCGAGAATCGGGGATCCCTCTCTCCTATTTTGGCCTTGTCTTTCTCGGTTTCCACCTTTGTTCCATGGGGGGGAGTGAAGTGGCGAGGCACCTCCCTGGTGAGCAGCTGACCCGGCGGCTCTTCTTCTTCATCGGTCTTGGGCTTGCCAGTGGAATCATGGTGCTCGGCTTTTTCAGAAGCCCATTCTCTATCCTGCTGATTTTCGGGATCCATTTTCTCTGGGGGCTCTTTTTCCCGGTTACGAGTCAGGCAACCAACCGGTTGATCGACTCCCGATGGCGCGGGACCGTTTTGGCTGCGCAGGACTTTGTCCAGAATCTTTTGTTTGTTATCCTGGCGCCACTCCTTGGATGGATCACGGATGAAAGAGGTCTTTCTACGGCGCTCTGGCTCTTGGGGGCGTTTGCCGGCCTGACGCTTCTCTTTTCGCTCAAGATGAGGCTTGGGCGTAAGTAG